A genomic region of Lonchura striata isolate bLonStr1 chromosome 8, bLonStr1.mat, whole genome shotgun sequence contains the following coding sequences:
- the PRLH gene encoding prolactin-releasing peptide, which produces MKLRVACLLWLLLVCLTLPASHGRVRERSMEIRNPDIDPSWYTGRGIRPVGRFGRRQAQGGGGGPGQRGCAAPRPPRLRLSP; this is translated from the exons ATGAAGCTGCGGGTCGCCTgcctcctgtggctgctgctcgTCTGCCTGACCCTGCCCGCCAGCCACGGCCGCGTCCGTGAGCGCTCCATGGAAATCAGGA ACCCGGACATCGACCCCTCGTGGTACACGGGCCGCGGGATCCGGCCGGTGGGGCGCTTCGGGAGGCGGCAAGCCcagggcgggggcggcgggcccgggcagcggggctgcgccgccccccgcccgccccggctgCGGCTGAGCCCCTGA
- the RAB17 gene encoding ras-related protein Rab-17, protein MAQTVTLGISPEGPRPSYMYKVVLLGSMSVGKSSLAYRYVKNDFRELLPTVGCSFFTQILNLEEATVKFEIWDTAGQEKYQSVCHLYYRDAHAALLVYDIANKQTFSRAKLWLEELEKKFLPDEIVIALVGNKTDLAAEREVTTEEGKDFARTKGLLFMETSAKSNHQVNDVFMAIVQELLRREKEKASKPSPRGRVTVDLRASRTSTGCCRS, encoded by the exons ATGGCACAGACAGTGACTCTGGGCATCTCCCCAGAGGGGCCTCGTCCCTCCTACATGTACAAGGTGGTCCTGCTGGGCAGCATGTCCGTGGGCAAGTCAAGCCTGGCCTACAGATACGTGAAGAACGACttcagggagctgctgccaacCGTGGGAT GCTCCTTCTTCACACAGATACTCAACCTGGAGGAGGCCACTGTCAAGTTTGAGATCTGGGACACGGCTGGCCAGGAGAAGTACCAGAGTGTCTGCCACCTCTACTACCGGGATGCCCACGCTGCCCTCCTCGTTTATGACATTGCTAACAAG CAAACATTCAGCAGAGCAAAGCtgtggctggaggagctggagaagaaattcCTTCCTGATGAAATTGTGATTGCTCTGGTGGGCAACAAGACTGACCTTGCTGCTGAGCGAGAGGTCACCACTGAG GAGGGAAAAGACTTTGCACGAACAAAAGGCCTCCTGTTCATGGAGACATCTGCAAAATCCAACCACCAAGTAAATGATGTCTTCATGGCCATAG TCCAGGAACTCCtgaggagggaaaaagagaaggcaTCCAAGCCATCCCCACGTGGGAGGGTGACTGTGGACCTGAGGGCAAGCAGGACGAGCACGGGGTGCTGCCGGAGCTGA